Proteins from a genomic interval of Ferrovibrio terrae:
- a CDS encoding extracellular solute-binding protein, giving the protein MFKRILLATALGIAALGGIHDANAQQRAICYNCPPEWADWGSQLKMIQSKLGITVPPDNKNSGQAIAALIAEKANPVADVTYLGGIAADPAKDAGVLSPYKPKNWDKIPADLKDPDGNWFTIHSGTLGLFVNKQALGNKPVPQSWADLLKPEYKGLVGYLDPTSAAVGQLGVMAVNLALGGTYENLDAGIKYFKDLQKNQPIVPKQTSYARVISGEIPILLDYDFNAYRGKYTDKSPVEFVIPKEGSVVFPYVMGLTNKGPNAENGKKVLDFVLSDESQAMWGNAYLRPVFAQHLSADAKAKFLPDADYARAKPIDLKKLATAQKVIVDRYNKEVN; this is encoded by the coding sequence ATGTTCAAACGCATCCTTCTCGCCACCGCGCTCGGCATCGCCGCGCTCGGCGGCATCCATGACGCCAACGCGCAGCAGCGCGCCATCTGCTACAACTGCCCGCCGGAATGGGCCGACTGGGGCTCGCAGCTCAAGATGATCCAGTCCAAGCTCGGCATCACCGTGCCGCCGGACAACAAGAATTCCGGCCAGGCCATTGCCGCCCTGATCGCCGAAAAGGCCAACCCGGTCGCCGACGTCACGTATCTGGGTGGCATCGCTGCCGATCCGGCCAAGGATGCCGGCGTGCTGTCGCCCTACAAGCCGAAGAACTGGGACAAGATCCCGGCCGACCTGAAGGACCCGGACGGCAACTGGTTCACCATCCACTCCGGCACGCTCGGCCTGTTCGTCAACAAGCAGGCGCTGGGCAACAAGCCGGTGCCGCAGAGCTGGGCCGACCTGCTCAAGCCCGAATACAAGGGCCTGGTCGGCTACCTCGATCCGACCTCCGCGGCTGTCGGCCAGCTCGGCGTGATGGCGGTGAACCTAGCGCTCGGCGGTACCTACGAGAACCTTGATGCCGGCATCAAGTATTTCAAGGATCTGCAGAAGAACCAGCCGATCGTGCCGAAGCAGACGTCTTACGCCCGCGTGATCTCGGGTGAAATCCCGATCCTGCTCGACTACGATTTCAACGCCTATCGCGGAAAGTATACCGACAAGTCGCCGGTGGAGTTCGTCATCCCGAAGGAAGGCAGCGTGGTCTTCCCCTATGTGATGGGCCTGACCAACAAGGGACCGAATGCCGAGAACGGCAAGAAGGTGCTCGACTTCGTGCTGTCGGATGAAAGCCAGGCCATGTGGGGCAATGCCTATCTGCGCCCGGTCTTCGCGCAGCATCTGTCGGCCGACGCCAAGGCGAAGTTCCTGCCCGATGCCGACTATGCCCGCGCCAAGCCAATCGACCTGAAGAAGCTGGCGACCGCGCAGAAGGTGATTGTCGATCGCTACAACAAGGAAGTGAACTGA
- a CDS encoding DeoR/GlpR family DNA-binding transcription regulator, producing MAAGLPADDRARAIIDLVRAEGYQTIEALAAQFGKTTQTIRRDVNHLCDRGMLRRKHGGVELPPEGENLAYPARQVLNFQAKRRIAELVARDVPDNATLFFGIGTTPEQCALALTDHPGLRVMTNNLNVAMALSRNPSCEITIAGGRVRNLDRDVVAAEAHGFFSRFSVDIGIYGVGAVAEDGTLLDFGPDEIEVRRNLAQHCRQRFLVLDHSKFGRDATMRGGHITEATAVFTDRPVPPAIAGQLKEAGVRLVVWSDDASATVSTTQQHNNGRG from the coding sequence ATGGCAGCCGGATTACCGGCCGACGACCGCGCGCGGGCGATCATCGACCTCGTGCGGGCTGAGGGCTACCAGACCATCGAGGCGCTGGCCGCGCAGTTCGGCAAGACCACGCAGACCATCCGTCGCGACGTCAACCACCTCTGCGATCGCGGCATGCTGCGCCGGAAACATGGCGGCGTCGAACTGCCGCCCGAGGGCGAAAATCTCGCCTATCCGGCCCGCCAGGTGCTGAACTTCCAGGCCAAGCGCCGCATCGCCGAACTGGTGGCGCGCGATGTGCCCGACAATGCCACGCTGTTCTTCGGCATCGGCACCACGCCCGAGCAATGCGCACTGGCGCTGACCGATCATCCGGGCCTGCGCGTGATGACCAACAACCTCAACGTCGCCATGGCGCTGTCGCGCAATCCCTCCTGCGAGATCACCATCGCTGGCGGCCGGGTCCGCAACCTGGACCGGGACGTGGTGGCGGCCGAAGCGCACGGCTTCTTCTCGCGCTTCTCGGTCGATATCGGCATCTATGGCGTCGGCGCCGTGGCCGAGGACGGCACGCTGCTGGATTTCGGACCCGACGAAATCGAGGTGCGCCGCAATCTGGCGCAGCATTGCCGCCAGCGCTTCCTGGTGCTCGACCATTCCAAATTCGGCCGCGACGCCACCATGCGCGGCGGCCACATCACCGAGGCGACCGCTGTCTTCACCGACAGGCCGGTGCCACCCGCCATCGCCGGCCAACTCAAAGAAGCCGGTGTCCGTCTCGTCGTCTGGTCCGACGACGCATCTGCCACAGTATCCACCACACAGCAGCACAACAACGGGAGAGGCTGA
- a CDS encoding superinfection immunity protein: MAYAAAMGAGFPTVVMGLLIAAVYFLPSLLAWRRQHRWRDKILLANLLTGWTVIGWAVCLGLALSRPRTS, encoded by the coding sequence GTGGCTTATGCTGCCGCCATGGGTGCCGGATTCCCCACTGTTGTCATGGGCCTGCTGATTGCGGCGGTCTATTTTCTGCCCAGCCTGCTGGCCTGGCGGCGCCAGCATCGCTGGCGCGACAAAATCCTGCTGGCCAATCTGCTGACCGGCTGGACCGTGATCGGCTGGGCGGTCTGCCTCGGACTGGCGCTGAGCCGGCCCCGAACGTCCTGA